The following proteins are encoded in a genomic region of Oryctolagus cuniculus chromosome 13, mOryCun1.1, whole genome shotgun sequence:
- the DYRK3 gene encoding dual specificity tyrosine-phosphorylation-regulated kinase 3 isoform X2, which produces MMIDETKCPPCSNVLCHPADPPLPRRLNVTTEPLARDQAQHLVSGGEMKVEQLFQEFGNRRSDALQSDGVSSSEKGSPAVSQGRSPEGLPAVKSSSSSKAPRAVPLTPEQALKQYKYHLTAYEKLEITSYPEIYFVGPNAKKRHGVVGGPNNGGYDDADGAYIHVPRDHLAYRYEVLKIIGKGSFGQVARAYDHKLRQYVALKMVRNEKRFHRQAAEEIRILEHLRKQDKTGSMNVIHMLDSFTFRNHVCMAFELLSIDLYELIKKNKFQGFSIQLVRKFAVSILQSLDALYKNKIIHCDLKPENILLKHHGCSATKVIDFGSSCFEYQKHYTYIQSRFYRAPEVILGSRYSTSIDIWSFGCILAELLTGQPLFPGEDEGDQLACMMELLGMPPPKLLEQSKRAKYFINSKGLPRYCSVATQADGRVMLVGGRSRRGKKRGPPGSKDWGTALKGCDDYLFIEFLKRCLHWDPSARLTPAQALRHPWISKSVPRPVTLEKVSGKRVVNPANAFQGLGSKLPPVVGIASKLKANLMSETNGSIPLCSVLPKLIS; this is translated from the coding sequence GTCACCACCGAGCCGTTAGCGAGAGATCAGGCCCAGCACCTTGTGAGCGGTGGCGAGATGAAGGTAGAGCAGCTGTTTCAGGAATTTGGCAACAGGAGATCAGATGCCCTGCAGTCAGATGGCGTTAGCAGCTCCGAGAAGGGCTCTCCCGCCGTCTCCCAGGGCAGAAGTCCCGAGGGCTTGCCTGCCGTGAAGTCCAGCAGCTCGTCCAAGGCGCCCCGAGCGGTGCCTCTGACTCCGGAACAGGCGCTGAAGCAGTACAAATACCACCTCACTGCCTACGAGAAGCTGGAGATCACCAGTTACCCAGAAATATACTTTGTGGGTCCAAATGCCAAAAAGAGACATGGGGTTGTCGGTGGTCCCAACAACGGGGGGTATGATGACGCGGACGGGGCCTACATTCACGTCCCTCGAGACCATCTTGCCTACCGATATGAGGTGCTGAAGATCATCGGCAAGGGGAGTTTCGGGCAGGTAGCCCGGGCCTATGATCACAAACTGCGACAGTACGTGGCGCTGAAAATGGTGCGCAATGAGAAACGCTTCCACCGCCAAGCGGCCGAGGAGATCCGGATCCTGGAACACCTGCGGAAGCAGGACAAGACGGGCAGCATGAACGTGATCCACATGCTGGACAGCTTCACCTTCCGGAACCACGTCTGCATGGCCTTCGAATTGCTGAGCATTGACCTTTATGAGCTGATCAAAAAGAACAAGTTCCAGGGCTTCAGCATCCAGCTGGTGCGCAAGTTTGCCGTGTCCATCTTGCAGTCCCTGGATGCTCTGTACAAAAATAAGATCATTCACTGTGACCTGAAGCCAGAAAACATTCTCCTGAAACACCATGGCTGCAGCGCGACCAAGGTCATCGACTTTGGGTCCAGCTGTTTCGAGTACCAGAAGCACTACACGTACATCCAGTCTCGGTTCTACAGGGCTCCGGAGGTCATCCTGGGAAGCCGCTACAGCACTTCTATTGACATATGGAGTTTCGGCTGCATCCTCGCGGAGCTGCTCACGGGGCAGCCTCTGTTCCCCGGGGAGGACGAAGGGGACCAGTTGGCCTGCATGATGGAGCTGCTGGGGATGCCACCCCCCAAACTCCTGGAGCAATCCAAACGTGCCAAGTACTTCATTAACTCCAAGGGCCTGCCTCGCTACTGCTCCGTGGCTACTCAGGCAGACGGGAGGGTTATGCTCGTCGGGGGCCGCTCACGTCGGGGTAAGAAGCGAGGGCCTCCAGGCAGCAAAGACTGGGGGACGGCGCTGAAGGGGTGTGACGACTACTTGTTTATAGAGTTTCTGAAGCGGTGTCTTCACTGGGACCCTTCTGCCCGCCTGACCCCCGCGCAAGCCTTGAGACACCCTTGGATTAGCAAGTCTGTGCCCAGGCCTGTCACCCTAGAGAAGGTGTCAGGGAAACGGGTCGTTAATCCTGCAAATGCTTTCCAGGGACTGGGTTCCAAGCTGCCTCCGGTTGTTGGAATAGCCAGTAAGCTTAAAGCTAACTTAATGTCGGAAACCAACGGCAGTATACCCCTGTGCAGTGTACTGCCGAAGCTGATTAGCTAA